The following proteins are encoded in a genomic region of Cytophagia bacterium CHB2:
- a CDS encoding NfeD family protein, with amino-acid sequence MSFWTEAAELVWFVVGLVLALAEFIIPGLVIIFFGAGAWITALALMLGVIHTFNEQLIVFLVSSIVSLVLFRKQGQHYFEGKVSGRLAPGESMEDVHGKKALVISAIKPKALGGKVEYNGTPWPAEADMDIEPGTVVEIISRNNLTLKVKPLS; translated from the coding sequence ATGTCGTTCTGGACTGAAGCGGCGGAGCTGGTCTGGTTCGTGGTCGGGCTGGTGCTGGCGCTAGCAGAATTCATCATTCCGGGGTTGGTGATTATTTTTTTCGGCGCGGGGGCGTGGATTACGGCGCTGGCGCTCATGCTCGGCGTGATCCATACGTTCAATGAGCAGCTTATTGTGTTTCTCGTATCGTCCATTGTTTCGCTGGTGTTGTTCCGCAAGCAGGGGCAGCATTATTTTGAAGGCAAAGTTTCCGGCAGGCTGGCGCCGGGAGAATCCATGGAAGATGTGCATGGCAAAAAAGCCCTGGTGATCAGCGCCATCAAACCGAAAGCACTGGGCGGAAAAGTGGAGTACAACGGCACACCCTGGCCCGCGGAAGCAGATATGGATATTGAGCCCGGCACGGTCGTTGAAATTATCAGCCGCAACAATCTCACCCTGAAAGTCAAACCGCTGTCCTGA
- the speD gene encoding adenosylmethionine decarboxylase, with protein MKPLGIHLIIDGWQSPPSLLNDADHIRFALTQAVLAGGATLIELAVHQFNPQGLTATATLAESHMTIHTWPELGFFAADIFFCGNGDAEAAMRVLLECLQAQQSRVRKLMRGEPVDVG; from the coding sequence ATGAAACCGTTGGGAATTCACCTGATCATTGATGGCTGGCAGTCGCCCCCGTCTCTGCTCAATGATGCCGATCACATTCGTTTCGCGTTGACGCAAGCCGTGCTTGCCGGCGGGGCGACGCTGATTGAGCTTGCTGTACATCAATTTAACCCACAAGGCCTCACCGCAACCGCTACGCTTGCGGAGTCTCACATGACGATTCACACGTGGCCGGAGCTGGGTTTCTTTGCCGCGGATATTTTTTTCTGCGGCAACGGCGATGCGGAGGCGGCCATGCGCGTATTGCTGGAATGCTTGCAGGCGCAGCAGTCGCGCGTGCGCAAACTCATGCGCGGTGAACCGGTGGACGTGGGATAG